Proteins from one Clostridia bacterium genomic window:
- the panB gene encoding 3-methyl-2-oxobutanoate hydroxymethyltransferase, which yields MKKTIFDFNEMVAKGDKIVYLTAYDYLTAKMEEKAEIDMILVGDSLGMVTLGYDTTFPVTMEDMISHCKAVRRGAPNTFIVGDMPYMSYQVSDEQAVENAGRFIKEALCDAVKLEGGGPFIASRLKAINDAGILVMGHIGLTPQFAGQLGGYKAQGRSAEAAVKLVKQAKLLEESGAFSILVEGVPAPVGKAITERAGIPILGIGAGPYTHGQLLIYADMVGYYDNFTPKFVKKYANVGEILVNAFKDYAAEVREEKFPIDGEHTYKMKDKEEEEFLNLLGK from the coding sequence ATGAAAAAGACTATATTTGATTTTAACGAAATGGTAGCAAAAGGGGATAAGATAGTATACCTTACAGCTTATGACTACCTTACAGCAAAGATGGAGGAAAAAGCAGAAATCGATATGATACTTGTAGGTGACTCCCTTGGTATGGTAACCCTTGGGTATGATACTACATTTCCTGTTACTATGGAAGATATGATAAGTCATTGTAAGGCAGTCCGAAGGGGTGCTCCGAACACGTTCATTGTTGGAGACATGCCATATATGTCATACCAGGTTTCAGATGAGCAGGCAGTTGAGAACGCAGGTAGATTTATAAAGGAAGCTCTTTGTGATGCAGTTAAGTTAGAAGGCGGCGGCCCATTCATAGCAAGCAGGCTAAAGGCTATTAATGATGCAGGTATACTGGTAATGGGACATATAGGACTCACACCGCAGTTTGCAGGGCAATTAGGCGGATATAAGGCTCAAGGCCGCAGTGCTGAGGCAGCGGTTAAATTAGTTAAACAGGCAAAATTACTTGAGGAATCCGGGGCATTCAGTATACTTGTAGAGGGCGTACCTGCACCAGTTGGAAAAGCTATAACAGAAAGAGCAGGCATTCCTATACTTGGAATAGGCGCAGGCCCATATACCCACGGACAGCTTTTAATATACGCAGATATGGTAGGCTACTATGACAATTTCACACCCAAGTTTGTAAAGAAGTATGCAAACGTAGGAGAAATACTCGTAAACGCATTTAAAGATTACGCTGCAGAAGTAAGAGAAGAAAAGTTCCCAATTGATGGAGAACATACCTACAAGATGAAGGACAAAGAAGAAGAAGAATTTTTAAATCTTTTAGGGAAATAA
- a CDS encoding S-layer homology domain-containing protein, whose protein sequence is MILEKKKLQAIVKVTLVVFLTCTILSYAGAIPASAGISDSKYNLIQVLSPLLKDDSAATKADREAVLVLMGVDLSAETYAIDENIDDNLDDIISILDEYNNAASPSVDPATLESCLEDFYTFQQGHQSIASITLLEFRNGLIITTEYPSTYPNFITIKTNIETYTYDYLLLINFIQKAKVLNGLSNVLYEDEDGDVNVSQKFIEDIDDIAPLIPNIGTYKTRMTELIGKLNGSQYDSERPYFIANLAKYNLIDRYNAPDDDDDNGPSGGTSGGTATPSAPTPQANSDGSSSIKIAATLNSTTGNAASAVSENVINQLLTLSKPQTDGTKDIVIDVPKVDGAKSYTMSIPGNALSKSTASEEITIKTDAGNITLPSNIFAGDDTVKNKNVSLNIAKVDKSTLSPELQQKVGDKPIIELSFTVNGVVKEYSNPDKPATVSFKYTPTGAEALDSEFLVVWYMDNAGNLIEVPNGKYDPATGLVSFTTTHFSKYILVFNQKTFTDVTKTHWAKKEIEVMASKGIARGTTDKTFAPDESITRGDYMAILVRALGVNAVITENFSDIKATDINFKEIAIARKLGITNGVGNNMFKPDEYITRQDLMVLTERALSAVKKIKNKGTAADLDKFSDKSKVASYARDSVATMLKEGILIGAGAELGPVEKTTRAQAATIVYRIYNK, encoded by the coding sequence ATGATTCTTGAGAAGAAAAAACTGCAAGCAATTGTAAAGGTTACTTTAGTGGTCTTCCTGACGTGCACTATATTGTCATATGCAGGTGCTATACCGGCCAGCGCAGGGATCAGTGATTCTAAGTATAACTTGATACAGGTTCTTTCTCCACTATTGAAGGATGATAGTGCCGCAACCAAGGCTGACAGGGAAGCAGTATTGGTGCTTATGGGGGTTGACCTAAGTGCAGAGACATATGCAATAGATGAAAACATAGACGATAATTTGGATGATATCATAAGCATACTGGATGAATATAATAATGCAGCCAGTCCAAGTGTCGATCCGGCTACATTAGAAAGCTGCCTAGAGGATTTTTATACCTTTCAGCAAGGTCATCAAAGTATAGCCAGTATTACTTTATTAGAGTTTAGAAACGGCTTGATAATTACGACTGAGTACCCAAGTACATATCCGAATTTTATAACAATAAAAACGAATATTGAGACTTACACTTATGATTATCTGCTGCTCATAAACTTCATTCAAAAGGCAAAAGTACTGAATGGATTATCCAATGTCTTATATGAGGATGAAGATGGTGATGTTAATGTCAGTCAAAAGTTTATCGAAGATATTGATGATATAGCTCCACTTATTCCTAACATAGGTACTTATAAGACAAGGATGACTGAATTGATTGGAAAGCTAAATGGAAGCCAATATGACAGCGAAAGACCGTACTTTATAGCCAATTTAGCTAAATATAACTTGATAGACAGATATAACGCACCGGATGACGATGATGACAATGGACCATCTGGAGGAACAAGCGGAGGAACAGCAACACCTTCAGCGCCCACACCACAGGCTAACTCAGACGGATCCTCATCAATTAAAATTGCTGCAACATTAAACAGCACAACAGGAAATGCAGCATCAGCAGTAAGTGAAAATGTTATAAACCAGCTGCTGACATTGAGTAAGCCTCAAACTGATGGGACTAAAGATATAGTCATAGATGTTCCAAAGGTTGATGGCGCAAAATCATATACAATGAGCATTCCAGGTAATGCACTAAGCAAGTCAACAGCGTCTGAAGAGATCACAATAAAGACAGATGCAGGTAATATCACATTGCCTAGTAATATATTTGCCGGCGATGACACAGTGAAGAACAAGAATGTAAGCTTGAACATTGCAAAAGTCGATAAGAGCACATTATCTCCCGAATTGCAGCAGAAGGTCGGAGACAAACCGATAATTGAGCTGAGCTTCACAGTTAATGGGGTAGTAAAGGAATACAGCAATCCGGATAAACCAGCAACAGTATCCTTCAAGTACACGCCAACTGGGGCAGAGGCATTGGATTCCGAGTTCCTGGTTGTATGGTATATGGATAACGCAGGCAATCTTATAGAAGTTCCAAATGGCAAATACGATCCTGCAACTGGTTTGGTGAGCTTTACAACAACTCACTTCAGCAAGTATATACTTGTATTCAACCAAAAGACATTTACTGATGTTACCAAAACCCACTGGGCGAAGAAGGAAATCGAAGTAATGGCTTCAAAGGGTATTGCAAGAGGCACTACCGACAAGACCTTTGCACCTGATGAAAGCATTACAAGAGGGGATTACATGGCTATTCTCGTTAGAGCATTGGGAGTTAATGCTGTAATTACTGAAAACTTTAGTGATATAAAGGCTACAGACATTAATTTCAAGGAGATTGCAATTGCCAGGAAGTTAGGAATAACAAACGGCGTAGGCAACAACATGTTCAAACCTGATGAATATATCACAAGGCAGGATTTGATGGTGCTTACTGAAAGAGCTCTAAGTGCTGTAAAGAAGATAAAGAATAAAGGAACAGCTGCAGACCTTGATAAATTCTCCGACAAGTCAAAGGTGGCATCCTATGCTAGAGACAGTGTTGCAACAATGCTGAAAGAGGGCATCTTAATAGGTGCTGGAGCTGAGCTTGGTCCGGTTGAAAAGACAACAAGAGCACAAGCTGCTACGATAGTGTACCGAATCTATAATAAGTAA
- a CDS encoding IclR family transcriptional regulator — MNEDKKGQIQSVARAIQILECFNQYKELGVSEISKMMELHKSTTFGLICTLKDFNFLEQDKQTGKYKLGNEIFRLGTKVNVDLRSIASPYLDELVDSCHETANLVVRDGDTILYLKKVESPHSMRICTKDGEKIHIYCTAVGKAILAYLEDEEINDIINNTRFVKFTDKTITDRDVFLQQLKKVRQNGYAEDFEEREVGLVCVAAPIFDHHNKPIAGLSVSGPATRMTDKLRAEIAEILHRYTLEISRKLGY; from the coding sequence ATGAATGAAGATAAAAAAGGCCAAATACAGTCTGTAGCTAGGGCAATCCAAATACTGGAGTGCTTTAACCAATATAAAGAGTTAGGTGTTTCAGAAATCAGCAAAATGATGGAGCTTCATAAAAGCACAACCTTTGGGCTTATCTGCACTCTAAAGGATTTTAATTTTTTGGAGCAAGATAAACAGACGGGAAAGTATAAGCTAGGTAATGAAATATTCCGGCTTGGAACCAAAGTAAACGTGGATCTTCGTAGCATCGCTTCTCCATACCTAGATGAACTAGTGGATAGCTGTCATGAGACGGCGAATCTCGTAGTACGTGACGGAGACACAATATTATATTTAAAAAAGGTAGAAAGTCCACACTCTATGAGGATATGTACAAAAGATGGTGAAAAGATACATATTTATTGTACAGCTGTTGGTAAAGCCATTTTGGCCTATCTTGAAGATGAAGAAATTAATGATATTATTAACAATACCAGGTTTGTTAAATTTACGGATAAGACTATTACCGATAGAGATGTTTTTTTACAGCAACTGAAAAAAGTACGCCAGAATGGGTATGCGGAGGATTTTGAGGAGCGGGAGGTCGGTCTTGTATGTGTGGCAGCGCCTATATTTGATCACCATAATAAACCTATAGCAGGTTTAAGCGTTTCAGGGCCTGCTACAAGAATGACCGATAAACTTAGAGCAGAAATAGCTGAAATACTCCATAGGTATACACTGGAGATATCTAGAAAGCTTGGATACTAA